A single genomic interval of Raphanus sativus cultivar WK10039 unplaced genomic scaffold, ASM80110v3 Scaffold1751, whole genome shotgun sequence harbors:
- the LOC108819110 gene encoding SH3 domain-containing protein 1, with amino-acid sequence MIYSAPLEDARHLVNHYDRLRQEVEAQATDVLRRRAKLKESDVSEEAYMKLKNSESRLADLKSSMKTLGKEATKAMLEVDNQQQSITYQRLRTLVEAEISYHRNALDILDKLHSEMIAEEEAIIESSPKSLPLHIEDAVSHPQEETSSSSHSREIKSNHHGETKHEEVTKPNPKDDMESSPEVEIKSKPQKEIKSSAPHEDIKTTNGSDDHHSQQLLSQNDSYFLAKVVHPFDAQAPGELSLAVDDYVIVRQVAGTGWSEGEYKGKAGWFPSAYVEKQEKAPASKIVEANL; translated from the exons GGAAGCACAG GCGACTGATGTACTGAGAAGGAGAGCAAAGTTGAAGGAATCAGATGTTTCTGAAGAGGCTTACATGAAGCTTAAGAACTCTGAGTCGAGATTGGCTGATCTCAAATCAAGCATGAAAACACTTGGCAAAGAAGCTACAAAGGCTATGTTAGAAGTGGACAATCAGCAGCAGAGCATAACTTATCAGCGCCTCCGTACTCTGGTTGAAGCTGAGATATCATATCATCGAAATGCTCTTGATATCCTTGATAAGCTACATTCTGAG ATGATTgctgaggaagaagctattaTAGAATCATCACCAAAGTCTCTACCTTTACATATAGAGGATGCTGTTTCTCATCCCCAAGAAGAAACGAGTTCCAGCAGTCACAGCAGAGAGATCAAATCAAATCACCATGGAGAAACCAAGCATGAAGAagtaaccaaacccaatccaAAGGACGACATGGAGTCTAGTCCTGAAGTTGAAATCAAATCCAAACCTCAGAAAGAAATCAAGTCTTCTGCTCCACATGAAGATATCAAAACCACCAATGGATCTGATGATCATCACAGTCAGCAACTTCTCAGTCAAAATGATTCCTACTTTCTTGCAAAG GTTGTGCACCCGTTTGATGCTCAAGCGCCAGGAGAACTGAGCCTAGCGgttgatgattatgtcatcgtTCGACAG GTGGCTGGGACAGGCTGGTCGGAAGGAGAATACAAGGGGAAAGCCGGGTGGTTTCCGTCAGCGTACGTCGAGAAACAAGAGAAAGCTCCTGCGAGCAAGATTGTGGAAGCAAACCTTTAA